The segment CTTGGGCGAAAATATGGTTAGGTAATTTGCCCCAAAGCGGTGGTAGAATTTGAACCTAGGTTGGTCTGACTCCAAATACTATCCGTAACCCACTAAACCCACTTGTTTCTGAATTGAGAGCTGTCCAAGTTTAGGAAAGCATGTGCGTGTAAAGTGGTCAAGGAAATCGAGGCAGGTTAGGGGTTATAGTTGGCTTACTGAGGAAGGGTGCCGTAATGAGCACAGCCCTAGAGTCTGTATTTTGCACGTGAGCTTGTCCCAGTGAGAAGACTCTTCTGCCCAAAGAAAATACCTAGTGGGAGCCCCATCAGTCCTGCAGGTGATGTTGGAGAGGTAAACTGAGCCCCACCAAGTGGGCAAGAAAACTAATTTACACACCAAAGTTTAAAGCTTCGCTGCAGTCACATAAATGCAAATGCTTGGAAACTCAAAGTGCAGACAAGATCAAAAGAATAGAGACGCTTTCCTTGACAATACgcttttaaaacatacacaagggcacttgggtggctcactccgttaaacgtctgactgcagctcgggtcatgatctcacgattcatgagttcaagtaccgcatggggctctgctcccggcttagagcctggggcctgcttcagattccgtgtctccctctctctgcccctaccctgcttgcagtctctctctctctctctctctctctcaaaaataaataaaacacaaaacacacaaaaccataCATACCAACTCGCAAAACACCCAAGAGCTGTTGCTTTAAGAAGTCCGACTCTTCAGCCTCACGTGACGCCCCGCGCCCAGATTCTTTTACAGCCCCTTAACAGAGGCCAATCGCGAGGCGGGAAGCCTGAGGGTGGGCGGGAACTTCGCAGGACGCTCGCCGATTGGTTGTGCTCCTGGAGGGCGGGGCctgggctcagagagagggaattAGGGTGAGCAGGGTGAGTGGGAGCTGCCTTCGCCGCCACCGCCGTCTGGGTAGCCGCCTTTGCCGCGCCAGAGCCTTCAGGTGAGCAGGCCCTCGCAGGCCCAAGGACTCTCCGTCCCGCTGTGGGCCCCGCACTGACTAGCCTTAGCGCCGGCTCCGCTGGGGGCCCGCCCCCTTCGCTGACCACGTGACCCAAGTTCGGTAACCCCTGACCTCCTCCACCCTACCCCAGCACTTCTGGATCTGGGATGAagggaggctgggtgggaggATGCGCTCCCCCGACGCCCGTGGCGGTCAGTTCCCACGCCACTTTACCAGTGTGGCTAGTGGCTGGGGATGCAGAGGAGAGGAGGTTGAGGAGGGGGAGACCTTGGTCAGAGCCAGGACTTTGTGGGTCTTAATATAGGCACATAATAAGGAAAGCCCTTTGCCCGTGGGCAGGACTTCAtgctcccattttacaggcaGGGAAACAGAAACTTCAGAATTATCCATTGGCGGGCCTCCAACTCCAGTCTTCGGGCTGGAAATCCAGGCCTTGTCCCTCACACAGCCTACCGCTCTGATGACTAGGAACAGGAGTTGAGTCCCTGCTGCCTACTTAGTGCTCGCTGGATGttcttggacaagtcatttaacatttaacctctctgagccttgatttccttGGCTGTGAAATAGACACGATACTTACATAACATCTATCTCATTGTTACTGAGAATAAGATGAGGTATAAGCCATATAAAGCACCTAACTGTGTGCCTCAGGCATAGCATGTGCTTGGGAAAAATAGCTATTCTTTATTCGGTTTTGCAGCAAGTGTTTATTGAAGGAGTATTATGTGCTGACCCTGTGCCGGACTCTGGGGATGCAAAGGTGAGCAAACTGGCATGATCCtagctgggcatggagcttacaaTATAGTGGGGAGGTGTTATCCACACAGTTACACAATTGTATAGTTACCAACTGTGATAATCGCTTTGAAGGCCAAGTACTGGGACATTGTGGAGGTCTGAGAAGACTTCCCTGAGCAAGTGACGTTTGAACTGAGATCTGAAGGAGCCACTAGGAGCTCACTAGACAAAGAGattggaggtggaggaggaggagagtgttTCAACTAGGGGAAAGAGAGTGTACGAATGTCCTGGGATCAGGTGTTTTGGGGGAAATGGAAAGCGGCCATGGCGGGAATGCAGAAcacaagagggaaagaagggtTGCAGAAGTAGATGGATACGCAGGGCTTTGGAACCATGGTACAGGTTTGTTCTTTATTCCAAAGGCAATGTGGAGCCACTGGGAGAAATGCAGGGGGCCGGGTTAGGGACCTGGAGGTTTTTGGATTTAGGGACCTGGAGGTCACTGGTGACCCAGAAGCACCTGGAACTGGGCCTTGCTGCCTGTGGTGCTGACGCCTCACTTTGGCCCTAGTGGGCCTGCCCTCTCACTGTGGTGTCCGTCACTGGAATCGTTCATCAGTTGCTGTTTTTGTTGGGTTCTTATTCTGCCATATCCTGTGAACGGAAGAGCAGGTTCCTGCTGTTAGACCTCTAAGCCAGACTGGGGAAGATCAGACACATGGGCAAAAGCCCAGCTACTAAAAGCCTGACAATCCCTAATGGCATTCGGCGAGGAAGACCTTAAAAGACAGACTGGATTTGCCTTAGCaaagaggaggggtggggggcttggaGTAGAGAGGGAGACGACCAGCCTGAGCACTGGTGGTGGAGCACAAGGCAGGCTGGAAGACTCTAGGCTGGTCTTACTGGGAGGAGGGATCAGCTTGAATAGCTGGGGGGATTTGGGACCAAATCCAGAATGTCAAGCTGggagccgcctgggtggctcagtcaggtgagcgtcacggacttcagctcaggtcacgatctcacggtcggtgagtttgagccccgtatgggGCCCcttgctggcagtgtggagcctgcttgggattctctctctttccctctgcatttctctctctctctctctctctctctctctctctctctctcgaaatagagaaagaaagaaaaatgtcaagcTGGGGAGTTTAGACTTTCTTTTAGAACCAGTGTGGAAGTACTAAAGATTTCTGAGCAAGGGAGTGTCAGGATACAAGTAGTGTTTTCATCAAGACTTAGTAGATAGTGGTGGTAGCAAGAATCAAGGAAgaaaacatgacttttttttttcttttttaacatttatttatttttgaggggggcgggcagagaaacggggacagaggatccgaagcaggctctgcgctgacagcagacagcccgagatgcggggctcaaactcacaaactgtgagatcacgaccggaccagaagtcagacacttaaacgattgagccatccaggcgcccctgaagtttttatttgtaaCTAACCATGGTAACATCTTCCATCATCCCTTTGGGTGGTGTTCTGGTCCTTGGCTTTTTTCATACACCGTCTCGTTTTGGCCTCAtagcaaccctgtgaggtagggagGGCGGTGGTGATTGCCTGTATCTTACAAGTCCGGACACCAGCGCACAAGCTGATGACCAGGGCTCTCAGTCACATTCACTCAGGAGGTGGTAGATCATGGCTGGGACCCAGTTCTGTGAACCCCCTGAGGCCAGGCACTTTCTCAGGCATCCCCGTTGTCTGATCCAGCTCGTCTGTTTCTCGTTCTTAGCCTCAGTCTCCTCGCCTGGACACTCCGAGCCCCTGCGGCTCCTTGTTCAGGGATTCTGGAACAAGAGCAGCGAGACTGGTTCAGAAGGCCTTGAAGTCGGGCTCCTGGGCCCTgagggagactgggtggcttctcAAACCTTctctcctggctcccagctccGTCGGGGCCATGTCCGAGCGAGAAGAGCGGCGGTTTGTGGAGATCCCTCGGGAGTCGGTCCGGCTGATGGCGGAGAGCACGGGCCTGGAGCTGAGCGATGAGGTGGCAGCTCTTCTCGCGGAGGATGTGTGTTACCGTCTCAGAGAGGCCACCCAGGTacgcccccctcgccccccgcACCCCTCCCAGCTCCCCTTATTCTCTCCTTGATGGCTGCCTCCCACAGGGATTTACTACACAGCTGTATTTGCGGCACCTGCTCTGAGCTCTGAGGGACAGAGGCGGTCCTTGCCCTCTCCGGAGCTCCCCTTTCAGCCAGTGGGGCTTCTGGCAAACAAAGTGCTGGCTGGGCATCGTCCCCCCATTGCCCCTCTTCTCAACAGCCCCGCCAGGCAGGCCAGGCAAGTTCACACTCACATTCTGCGTGTGAGAAACTGGGTCACAGAGAGGGAACATCACATGGGGGATGCTGTCTGCACCAGAGCAGAGCCAGATTCTGGGCTTCCTGGTGTCCTCTTTGCCTCCTCCCCAGgctgtctctcttcccctgggGACTCCATACCcccttctccctgtcccctgACTTTGTTCCTCCCCTCCCAGAATAGCTCTCAATTCATGAAACATACCAAACGGCGGAAGCTGACTGTCGAGGACTTCAACAGGGCCCTCCGCTGGAGCAGCGTGGAGGTGAGTTGAGCGCGGGCTGCACAGGGCTCAGGTGGCACGACCCACCCCGTGCCCAGCACAGACCTAAAGACCAAATGTGCACACAGGGGCAGCTCACAGAAACCACAGGGTAGGTGCCCGGGGGCCAGGAGGTTAGGGAAGCCTTGGAAGAACTGGGACTTGAGCCGGGCTTTAAAGGGAGGCTTGGGTTAGGCTAAGccaagaggagaagaggagacattctggggaagggaggagccTGGGCATAAATGTGGGTATTAGACTGTCCTGCCCAGTTGTTGTGGGGCAGGGACTTGAGGGAAGAAGATCATGTTTAGAAGAGAatagtgttggggtgcctggctggctcaggagagcatgtgacttttcttttttggtggggggagagcgcaggccggggaggggcagtgagagggggacagaggatccaaagcgggctctgtgctgacagcagcgagcccgatgtggggctcaaactcaccagccgtgagatcatgacctgaaacgaagtaggatgcttaactgactgagccgctcaggtgccccagcatgcgactcttaatcttagggttgtgagttcgtttgagcctcatgtcgggcctggagcttactttaaaaaaagagggggagggcgcctgggtggcttagttggttgagcgtctggctcttaatttcggctcaggtcatgatctcagggtcctgggagcAACTTATTCTgagtgaggaggctgcttgggatattctctctctctccctttccctctttctctctccctaccccgcCGCCCCTCTCTTCCGCCCACACGctcacacacgcactctctctaaaataaaaaaaaaagtttatttaatttttttaaaatgctttttgtttattttctagagagtgcaaacaggggaggggcgggaagttggggggcagagaatctgaagcaggctctgagctttcagcacagagcccgctgtcgggcttgaactcacgaaccccaagattGTGACcgaagccaaagtcggatgctcaaccaactgagccacccaggtgcccctacgttaaaaaaaaaaaaaaattattaaaaaatatagtgtttTCAAAGTTGGGTGAATGTTTGGAGGGCTGGCGGCAGGGGGTTGGGTCTCAGAGCCCGTATGGTTCTGGAAGGACAGACCAGGCTCTACTCCCTGACCCAGTGAGTACCGGATGCTCCAGCCAAATTCCCGGCAATAGGCCTGAAGCCTCAGGCATCTCCCCTTTTCTCAGACTCTTGGATTTCCCTCAAACGTAGGCCCCCTGCCCTGGTCAGTAGATCGCCTCTCCCCTTCCTGGATTCAGCCTGCCCTCCGATCCTCTCTTTGCTCAGGCTGTGTGTGGCTATGGATCCCAGGAGGCGCTGCCCCTGCGCCCTGCCAGGGAGGGCGAGCTCTACTTCCCTGAGGACCGAGAGGTGAACCTGGTAGAGCTGGCCCTGGCCACCAACATCCCCAAAGGCTGTGCCGAGACAGCTGTGAGAGGTGACTGCCGAGGTCCTCcatggggtggggacaggaactGGGCTGTcagaggaggggtgggtggggcagaacTCCTGCATGGGTTGGTGCTACGAGGGGCAGAACCCCCTTAGCTGACCGATCTGTGCTCTGGTTCTAGTTCATGTGTCCTACCTAGATGGCAAAGGGAACCTGGCGCCTCAAGGATCAGGTAAGGGGTAGTACGGGGAACGGGCTTTCTGGACTTTCCTTCCTTAGGAGctaagggggaggggggtgttccTGTacctctctgcttcttttttttgtttgattttaagtttattttgagagagagcgcaagcgtgaacaggggaggggcagagagaggcgggggagagaacctaaagcaggctcctcgttgtcagcgcagagcccaatgcggggctcgaactcatgaaccgtgagatcatgacccgagccaaaattgagttggatgcttggaaaaaaaaacaacaaaaaaccccgagttggacgcctaactgagccacccaggcactcctgtaccTCTGATTCTTCATCTCACAAGTACTTACTGATGCCCCGTTCTGAGTGGGCACTAGTCCCTGCCCAGAGGGTTCAGATTTGGAGCTATGAGCCCAGACCTGGGACCAGTCATGATGCCGGGTGTTGGATGCTAGCACAGAAGTCTGGGCAACCGGGTTCCCTGAGGGCAAGTGTCCAGGAGGGACTGAGGACTGAGCAGGAACCTTCGTGGCAGAGGACAGGTGGGAGGCACAGTACGGAGCACAGAGGTGTGGAAAGCCTGCAGGCTCAGGGCTGAGCAGGGCTGCTCCGAGGAGTTGGTGGCTGTGTGCTCTGGGAGTCCCGTGTGAACAGGcttctggtggggaggggagggaggggaggcggcAGGTGAGGTTGGGCTGGGCTGACCCTGACCACCTCCTGCCCATCCTCCCACAGTGCCCAGCGCCGTGTCTTCGCTGACCGATGACCTTCTCAAGTACTACCAGCAAGTGACTCGAGCCGTGCTGGGGGACGATCCGCAGCTGATGAAGGTGAGCGAGTGGACCCGAATTGGGGCACAAAGTCCAGTTTTCAAATCCCCATGGaattcgttctttttttttttttttttttttttttttttttttttttaagtttatttatttacttagagccAGTGTGAGTTGGCGGGGGCGGTGTAGAGAAAGAGGCatagagaaggaatcccaagcaggctccacatgctcagcgcagagcccgacacggggctcgatcccagaaaGCGGGAGATTATGACTGAACCCggagcaagagtcagacgcctaactgactgagccacccaggcgccccccacagaGCTCTTTCAGGCCCCTACTTCCTGTCCACTGCACACACCTGATGTGGGTGGGAGCGGGGGTGCAGGGCTCTGAGGCCGCCCTCCTCCAGGACCGCCTTGCTCTGCCCACTCCAGCGGGAACTCCTGCTCTCCAGGGAACGGGCAGCTCAGCAGGGCCATCTGGGGGGACTCGGGTGGTCAGTACCCGCACACCTTGATTCCAGAGCCTGCTCTCTGGGGTGCCTGTTGACTTGGGGCCGAGTGAGGCAGCCACGTGGCGGCTCTCATTTGTGAGgacttgagagggagagaagggaagcgGAAGGAGCCGGGGTCAGGGTGCCCGGCCAGACCTGCTCGGAGAGACCCTGCCGCTTTAGCCTCTGGGACTCCGCAGGCTGCCTGTGGTCAGTCCTCCTGTGTCCAGAGTCGGGCGAGCATTAGTTTGCTGGTCTGCTCCACCATGTGGCCTCTCGGGGTTTCTATCCTTCTTCCCGTGTCTGGCTGTTGCTCCCATTCCTTAGGAGCTTGGCTCCGTTCCCCAGGCACCGTGCCGATGGGatgggtggggggcctgggggctgaGCTCCTGTCCCACTAGTCTGCTGTCTGCTCTCGTAGTGCCTGAGCATAGGAGCTTTATCCAGAGGGGTCTGGAGGTCACAGGTAGTGGAGATTCAGGGTTAAGAGGACTTTTCTCATTTACTTAACTCTTTTTTCTGCTTATAAAAGTTATATCAGCATGTTTATTATAGAAGTATTGTaatatagaggggcacctgggttgctcagtcagttaagcatccgacttcggctcaggtcgtgatcttgtggtttgtgagttcgagccccatgtcaggttctgtgcagacagctgggagcctcgagcctgcttcggattctgtgtttccctctctctctctgcccctcccccgttcattgtctgtctcttgtctctccgaaaaataaatacacgtcaaaaaaaatttttttaggggcgcctgggtggctcagtcggttaaacgtccgactttggctcaggtcatgatctcatggttcgtgagttcaagccccacatcgggctctgtgctgacagctcggagcctagagcctgcttcggattctgtgtctccctctttgctcctcccccattctcactgtctccatcaaataaaaaaacattaaaaaaattttttaaaagatttaaaaaagaaagtgaaagtttCCTATGGAAACATGTTTTCTCCCCCCAAGTTTTAACTGTAATTTCTCTAGTATAAACCAAGGTGGTATTATAGTAAACATCTGGTTTTAGAACAAGTGCTTTTCTCAGTTAAAACTACGTTGGCCATTTAGGTTGTGGGCAGTTTTTATTATTACAGACTGTGCTGTGAGTGGGTATGTGTGTAAGTGGGTCACTTTTATGGTGGGTTAAATTTATAGCAGTACACTTGAATAATCAAAGAAtatgaacatttacattttttaaaaatttatttattttgagagagaacatttaAATTGTAATACACAAGAAGTAAACTGTCCTCTAAAAAATgtcagtttaggggcacctgggtggctcagtcagttgagcgtcacacttcggctcaggtcgtgatcttgcagttctgtgggttcgagccctgcatcgggccctgtgctaacagctcagagcctggagcctgctttggattctgtctctcccgctttctgtgtttctcccctgctggcgctctatgtctctctctctctctcaaaaataaataaagatttaaaaaaaaaaaattttttttttttttttaaatgtcagtttctACTTGGGGCTGGAGGACCCAGTGCAGTCTGGCCTCTTCCTTTTCAGATCGCTCTCCAGGACCTGCAGACGAACTCCAAGATCGCAGCACTCCTCCCCTACTTTGTTTACGTGGTCAGTGGGGTGAGTGACGCGGCTGCGGCAGGGTGGGGACGGTTTGTGGGGAGATAACCCGGCACCGGGTAGGGCTCATGGCAGGCGCCGTCGCGGCGGTGGGCTCCTACCCGCACCCTCGTGTCCCCCTAAGCCACCCTCTTCTACAAACAGGTGAAATCTGTAAGCCACGATCTGGAGCAGCTGCACCGGCTCCTCCAAGTGGCTCGGAGCCTGGTTCGGAACCCACACCTCTGCCTGGGGCCCTATGTCCGCTCCCTGGTAGGGAGTGTCCTCTACTGCGTGCTGGAGCCACTGGctgcctccatcaaccctctgAACGACCACTGGACTCTTCGGGATGGGGCTGCCCTCCTGCTCAGCCACATCTTCTGGTAGCCGCTGGGCCTAGCTGAACGAAGGGTGGGGCTGTCACCGTGCCGAGGGGTTGCGTTCGGGAGCTGGTGAGACGTCTGGCTTTGAGGCCATGCGTTGAGGGGGCAGGGAGCCTCTTCCATTAGAGCTTCCCAGTCGGTGTGCGTCGGCGCGCTGGGATTCTAGAGATGGACACCCGATATCCCCAGGGCTGGGCCCTCCGGCCCTTCAGGTGGCCTTCGCTCCCCCTTAGCCTTCCTTGTCCACTTACCCCAGTGCGCCCCGGCCGGAGTCCAGTTTAGGCTGCCCTGTGCCTCATTCTCCTCTCTGACTGAATGCCGCTCCCGTAGGACACACGGGGACCTTGTGAGTGGCCTTTATCAGCAGATCCTGCTCTCCCTGCAGAAGGTGTTGGCAGACCCCGTGCGGCCTCTCTGCTCTCACTACGGGGCTGTGGTGGGGCTGCATGCCCTCGGCTGGAAGGTGAGGACCCCGGCCTTTCCCACACACAGAGCCGGAAGAGCTCccatttgtaatcagaaaaatagTATTTGTGTGTCTTTTATCATGAAACTGGTATATGCTTGGGCCGCCTGCATGGCTCAATTGctcaggcatctgactcttgattttggctcaggtcatggtctcaacggttcgtgggtttgagccccacatcgggctccgcgctgacagcatggagcctgttcgggattctttctgtctccctctctctctgcccctcccctgcttgctctctctctctctctcaaaataaaaataaatttaaaaactaaaaaaaaaggtatatgcTTGCTGTTGCCATGTACTGAGCTCTTGCCTTAGGCCACACTATTTGATAGCTTGCCTTTCTGTGTATAAATGTCTTATCCTTTCAAAAGTTCTACATGGCAGGTATTAGTATATCCCCACTTCATAAATTCCTGGCCATTCTCTGTTAATCATCTTAAGGAACCACCCCTCAATTCCTCTTGTAttgagggtttgtttttgtttttttaatgtttgtttattttgagagagacagaaggagcctgagtgggggaggggaagagagagagggagagagagaatcccaagcaggctcagcacggagcctgatgcgggtctccagctcacagactgggagatcatgacctgggccaaaatcaagagttgggtgcgtAACAGACTGAGCTGCACAGGCATTCCCTTGTTTGTTTTGATAAGATCTCAGACTGTCTTTGTAAATGTTGGcactgtgtctttttttgtggttagatattttatttaactacTACAGTTATAGAATTATTTAAGCTCTTATACTTGAGTCAGCCGTAAGTTGTGTTTTTCTCGgaacttgttgatttttttaacgttttcaaATCCTCAGGCTGTGGATGCCTAACCAAAGAACTCTTAACGCATCAAAGCCTGTAACAGATGTCACATCCTctgtgaagtctttttttttttttttttttttttaatagaatgtgCAAGAGTGAGAGgagtgggtggagggagagggagggaatgttaagcaggcttgtgacctgagccaaaatcaagagtccgttgcttaactgagccaccgaggccgTCCATCCTCTGTGAAGTCTTAATTGCTTTCCTCAAAATTAATCACAGgattaaaatcatataatcagAGTCCAGGCCTCTGAtcggttgtttgtttttgtgcagGTGGCCTGAACTGAGTCCCAGTGTACATTTAAGCAATAGTACTTGCCTATTGACTGTATACGGTTAACAGTTGGCAAATTAAATTTGTCTGTTAGCAGTGGGCATTACCTAGATCCTCTAGCCCTTGTCATACATGTCAGTGATAACAGGGTCACTTTACGTGGTCTTTGTACCTGACCTTCATTCTCAGTGCTTAGCCAAGGCTTGGGCATACAGTGGGTTCCaaataaatgttggctgaatATGCCAAGCTGAGAATTTCCTGTCAGAGGTAAAAGTACGTCTTCCGTGGGCAAGGGTACCTGAGAGGCAATAAGCAACAAGGTGCTTACTgcattcccttttcccttccaggCAGTAGAACGAGTACTGTACCCACACCTGTCCACTTACTGGACAAATCTGCAGGCTGTGCTAGATGATTACTCCGTATCTAATGCCCAAGTTAAAGCAGATGGACACAAGGTCTACGGAGCCATTCTGGTGAGTGCCTGCCCCTTCCGGTCTCCCTTCCCTGGCGTGAGCGCAGCAGCTCACCTGCCTTAACTTTGGAAAACTCGATGGGCCCAGGTTCCTCCTAGTTCTTGCCTATCCTAGTCCCTCTGCTCTTACAGGTGGCCGTGGAGAGACTGCTGAAGATGAAGGCCCAGGCGGCAGAGCCCAGCAAGGGGGGCCCAAGCGGCAGGGGGTGCCGGCGCTCGGACGACCTGCCGTGGGACAGCCTTCTCCTGCAGGAGTCTCCCTCCGGGGGCAGCGCGGAGCCAGGCTTTGGGTCTGTCGTCCCGCCGCCGCCAGGAGGCGCGGGGCCGGAGGATCCTTCCCCATCGGTGACCCTGGCGGACATCTACCGGGAGCTGTACGCCTTCTTCGGTGACAGCTTGGCCACCCGCTTCGGCACGGGCCAGCCCGCGCCCACCACTCCGCGGCCGCCCGGGGACAAGAAGGAGCCGGCGGCCGCTCCGGATTCGGTGCGGAAG is part of the Felis catus isolate Fca126 chromosome D1, F.catus_Fca126_mat1.0, whole genome shotgun sequence genome and harbors:
- the TAF6L gene encoding TAF6-like RNA polymerase II p300/CBP-associated factor-associated factor 65 kDa subunit 6L, translated to MKGGWVGGCAPPTPVAQVFIEGVLCADPVPDSGDAKPQSPRLDTPSPCGSLFRDSGTRAARLVQKALKSGSWALRETGWLLKPSLLAPSSVGAMSEREERRFVEIPRESVRLMAESTGLELSDEVAALLAEDVCYRLREATQNSSQFMKHTKRRKLTVEDFNRALRWSSVEAVCGYGSQEALPLRPAREGELYFPEDREVNLVELALATNIPKGCAETAVRVHVSYLDGKGNLAPQGSVPSAVSSLTDDLLKYYQQVTRAVLGDDPQLMKIALQDLQTNSKIAALLPYFVYVVSGVKSVSHDLEQLHRLLQVARSLVRNPHLCLGPYVRSLVGSVLYCVLEPLAASINPLNDHWTLRDGAALLLSHIFWTHGDLVSGLYQQILLSLQKVLADPVRPLCSHYGAVVGLHALGWKAVERVLYPHLSTYWTNLQAVLDDYSVSNAQVKADGHKVYGAILVAVERLLKMKAQAAEPSKGGPSGRGCRRSDDLPWDSLLLQESPSGGSAEPGFGSVVPPPPGGAGPEDPSPSVTLADIYRELYAFFGDSLATRFGTGQPAPTTPRPPGDKKEPAAAPDSVRKMPQLTANAMVSPQGDESPRSGGPASASAPAASESRPLPRVHRARGAPRQQGPGAGTRDVFQKSRFAPRGAPHFRFIIAGRQAGRRCRGRLFQTAFPAPYGPSPASRYVQKLPMIGRTGRPARRWALSDYSLYLPL